From Nilaparvata lugens isolate BPH chromosome 7, ASM1435652v1, whole genome shotgun sequence, one genomic window encodes:
- the LOC120352328 gene encoding anther-specific proline-rich protein APG-like — MLLFTKLEELLDMEPSSMVASPPPASLPPAAPSPLLAALPPATLEALLEMLVVAVNVDNDMLAEINSVGLEEWLRRQAAPTASPPPMPAPAASPPLMPAPAASPPQMPAPAAFPPPMLAPAASPPLMPAPAASPPLMPAPAASPPLMPAPAAPLTLLEGDGDEEEARFGVGEFHRLGLPIQRGVERESGYGRGWPSHVMLNRQRRRVVCRLRMIVPFPTTPARYMGCQEILSRIFNRTR, encoded by the exons ATGTTGCTGTTTACCAAGCTGGAAGAACTCCTGGATATGGAGCCCTCATCCATGGTTGCATCTCCGCCCCCAGCTTCTCTGCCCCCGGCTGCGCCCTCGCCTCTGCTGGCTGCCCTGCCTCCAGCTACACTGGAGGCTCTGCTGGAGATGCTGGTGGTGGCAGTTAATGTTGATAATGACATG CTTGCTGAGATTAATAGTGTGGGGTTGGAAGAGTGGTTGAGGCGGCAGGCAGCACCAACAGCCTCCCCACCACCGATGCCTGCACCAGCTGCCTCCCCACCACTGATGCCGGCACCAGCAGCATCCCCACCACAGATGCCGGCACCAGCAGCATTCCCACCACCGATGCTGGCACCAGCAGCATCCCCACCACTGATGCCGGCACCAGCAGCATCCCCACCACTGATGCCGGCACCAGCAGCATCCCCACCACTGATGCCGGCACCAGCAGCCCCCCTGACGCTGCTGGAGGGGGATGGGGATGAGGAGGAGGCACGATTTGGAGTGGGGGAGTTTCACAGGTTGGGTTTGCCCATCCAGAGGGGAGTTGAGAGGGAAAGTGGCTATGGCCGAGGATGGCCCTCTCATGTGATGTTGAACAGACAACGTAGGAGGGTCGTCTGCAGACTGAGGATGATAGTCCCCTTCCCCACAACTCCTGCTCGGTACATGGGCTGTCAGGAGATATTATCAAGAATATTCAATCGAACCAGATAA